The segment TATAGTTTAAAGGTATACAATTGTAATGCAATATTggtttatcatatatatttcttttttaaggcaTATAGCATGGTCTGggtctttttagttttttatcaCTAATAAATTCTATGATCCTCTTTTCTGCCAGATTTAATTTCTGGttcatcaaattttctttttgttctgcCATTTCTTGTTTCGCTATATTATTTGCAGGTCTCTAGGTTTTAATTATTTCCATTTCCTTTTCAAGTCCAGTAATTAGATATCTTTCTGGGATAGGTTTTCTGGACCTAATCAGTTGGCCACCATgtctctttgtttgtttgtgtgcgtgcctttttttttctttgcttacaAGGAtcgtagaaaaagaaaaagaaaaagaaaaggacacTCTTTTGATCATTTTCACTCTTCAAATATAGTTGGATTTTTCTATCTTATGTTTTGCACCTTTTTTTTAGATGCAATTTCTTCTGCCATCTTGAGGCAAACTGGCCAAATATCAGTCTGTCTTGGCTCGTTAAAACCATCCTATTTTGAGTGGTTGCATGCTCATCATCATTGTATTAGAATATTGGTTTGATCATGTGGGGATGGATtgggaaaattaaattatctattttttcttcttaactATTCTACAGTGAGATATCTACTTTGCTTGCTCGGTCATTTTTCATGGGATTCTCTCTAACAATCTTGGCTCTTCTTGCTCGCCTTCGAGTTTTGGTTCAGCAAGTATGCTTTCATTTTGaggaagaattaaaatttctaaattggTTTTgcttagccaaaaaaaaaaaaaatctaaattggTTTTCGAATCTTGTTAGTTTATGGCAATAAGGTGATCAATCTCAATGGTCTAGCTGATGGCCTCATCCTAGTCCCAACATAACAAGAGGGTGAAAATTGTATGTTGTATGAAGAGGGCCTGGGTGCCTTGTTTTGATACAAAGCATATGACACAGCAACACCCCCTAAAAATTGGATGGACAAAGAGATGGTGGCAAAATCTTACTTGGAATCGAGGTGTCAAATGTTGCAAGGACAGATATAAGTCTGTCCTTGTTATTTGGGACTTTGATGTAGCCCACTGGACAAATGCTTTCTTTTCACCAATGTTTGCATTTGCTTACTACCATTCACTCTTAGGAATAGGCCATTGTTGGAAGGATGACTGTATGGTGTCTTAATTTAGTGTGCCTAATAGGACAATCTGAATTACTTGGTGCGTTGTTTTAGTTGACACCATGGCAAAACTTAGGATTGCTCTTTGTTTTTTTGCCAGATACTACTTGATGTTGTTTCTGTCTTCAACATGGTTTCTTCTCTCTCCCAAAAGGAGCAGTCTGTAAAATTGACTCAAGCAGGAATTGAGGTTGGTTTTGCAGCTCTATACATTTGGCAAATTCTTTTGGTAAATATCTTTTTGCTGTTACCCTTTGACTCAAAATTAggttcttctttctctctctgtgGATAATTGGTGCAGTTTTTTAGGGAGTACTATCcaacaaatgaagaatttgTCACCCTTGAATGTGTGTGGGAAGCGGATAAGTTTGTATTGCTTGAGAGGATCAAGAAAATCGAGATGAAAAATCTAGATGGGGATCCCAGAGAAGATGTTTCTCTGGGAACATCAACCATACAATATCAAAGTATTGAGGCTTTACTTGCAGGTGAGCAAAACAATTACtgttctttatttccttttccttccctCTCTCCTTGCTTTTCTCTTGTGGAAAAGTCAGTTTCAGCCTTAGGTTTTGATATGAATATGTTATTGAGCTTGTTATCAAAAGAGGGATTTCcaagttcatttatttttcttggtttatatatatatatatatatattttttttacttacttGGGGCTGCCTCTTGGGGCGTCTAATAGGGCCACTTCCgcgtgggatggggtggaggagaagGTGAGGAGGAGGCTTGCCCTTTGGAAACGCCAATATATgtccaaaggagggagaatcacTCTTATAAAGAGCACGCTGGCCAGCATTCCCTTGTATCAAATGTCGTAGTTCCGTATGCCAAAATCAGTGGCAAGGAGACTTGAAAAGCTTCAAAGAGATTTCTTGTGGGGAGGAGCCAATGGGGGGAACAAAGCACACTTAGTCAAGTGGGAGGTGGTGTGCGCGGATAAAGAAAAGGGAGGGTTGGGATTAAGGAAGCTTGTTTGTTTGAACAAAGCTCTTCTaggcaaatggatttggaggtttgcgcATGCTAAGGAGGATCTTTGGAAAAAAGTGCTTGAGGCAAAGTACGAGCAAGAGGACTTTGGGTGGAGGACAAGGCAAATGGGGTGTTTGGAGTaggagtttggaaggagattttgaaggagtccgtgtggtgttgggaaaatatggTATTCAAGGTGGGAAAAGGCAATAAAATCAGGTTTTGGACAGATCCTTGGTGCGGGAATAATGTGCTGTCCCAAAGCTTCCCGGACCTCTTTTCCATGGCTGCCCAAAGGCATGTCACAGTGGAGGAAACATGGGATCAAAATTTGGGTCAAGGAGGGtgaaatttaaggtttttaagggcctttaatgattgggagttggatttgGTGGGCAATTTGTTAGTTGAGTTGAGGGAGTATAGAGTAACTTTGGAGGAAGGCTCGGTGATTTGGAAGGAAGGAGATGACGGGCTGTTTAAAGTCAAGAAAGCGTACAGTGTGTTGGCAAGTCCTGAAGTCGCTGAGTTCCCTCATAGCAATGTTTGGGTGGACagagttccaaccaaaattgctttttttgcttgggaagctgcTTGGGGGAAGGTCCTCACTCTGGATAAGCTGCAGAGAAGAGGGTGGCAACTCCTTAACCGTTGCTTCTTGTGTGGGTGTGAAGAGGAAACGatcaatcatattttaattcattgtacAATGGTAAAAGGGTTGTGGGATATCATTCTTGTGTTGTGTGGTgttcagtgggtctttccagaatcTGTAAAGGAGATTTTATGTAGCTGgaagggctcttttgtggggaaaaaaaggaaaaaattgtggAAGTCCATTCCGTTGTACAtcttttggacaatttggaaggagaggaataggctagcttttaggggggggtGTTAGCAATTCAGAAGTTAAAAACTTCGTTTGTGTACAATATTTGGGGGTTGGGCTAAAATGTACATTGGTATGGAGTCGAATTCCCTAATAGgattcttggagtggttagccttcAATTAGGGGTtaggttgttttgttttttggttgggaGGCCATAGtcgccttgtatactccctgtatgctttgcggctTCTTAGCCTTCTTTAATATATgtgcttgcttatcaaaaaaaaaaaaaaatttttttttttacttattctatcatatttttataagtacTGATTAATGTCAGATACATTACCAATGACCATTGGATAAGAATGGTTCCATCTATTTCATGATCAAGAATATTCATTAGGGtaaaaaatgattcaatttTCCTGTTTAACCATTTATTTAATCCTCAGACATATGATGATTTACTTTTAGACATAGACTCGACAGAAGCAATAGTGAGCTACATTATGTTTAGTTTATAGCTGAAGATTCAACTTCGTCCTCTTGAATTCAAGCTTGAGCTCACTTTTCTGGAGGCTATGAAAAGTTGCTTCCGGAGGCATGATGCTGTGTTGGGTTCCATTTGAGACGTTTAGGAAGTTAACATTTATTCTTGAAATAACAGAGCCCTGTTGTTATGCTGAAGCTATTGATTTCCTGCAACTTGGACACTTTGACTGGATGGAAAATTTCCTTGAGGCTTGTCAATTGGATTTTTGGTGctagttttatatattttgttgctAAACAAGCTAGCATGCTACAAATGAGTCTTTCCAATTCTCATAATTTATTTGCAGCTGCCTTAACCTCTGGTTTCTTGCTGTTGCTTTGTATTCTTGTGCTACTATTTCTTTTGCCCAGTTCTGTAACATTTGTCTTTTGTGTAGATGATGAACTTGGCTCCAAGAAGACAGACATGCTCCACAGTTCAGAAGAGGGTCCAACTCTGGTCAGTGAGGACAAATCTCTACTGGTGAATCCTTCCCttgaaagtgatgatgggaagCGGGTTGAAGATAGTGTGCAAGTTAGCAATGGTTCAGAAGTTGAAGGATCCTCTATTGAGAATCTCCTCCCAGAACAAGGCTTGCTTCCCCACACAAGCTCATTTCCGAGTTCAAATCCTTTAAAACGTAAATTTGATTCAAGCAATAAAGTGGCTTTTGTCTCCGTGAAGAGACCTACAGTATCAGCAGCTACCACACCCTTTTTCCCTGTTGAGGAAATCAAAAGTGACAATGAAAACAAGGAAGATCCTTTTTTCAGTCTGCTTACTGGTGGAAACATAAAGGATAGCATCTTCTAATTACTGATTAATTCATCAAGTATTATATGgctttttgttctttgtttttcatATGTGTAGGGTGTTTGCCTACAATTTGGCTTGTGGTGCTGAGATTAAAGATGAGCCTCGGGAGAAAAGccaattttcatcattattgggttttatcattatttggtagtgattttaaaaagtgtttttaatatttttagtatttgaaatataaaaattttcaaatattagaagtgttaaaaatgtttcctaaaatcattatcaaacgaaCTCTGAACAAAACAACTAACAAAACATACatcaaattttgtttataaGTTTCATGTAAGTTCCTACAGCAGAGGTTGTCTAagaaattgggattttggaCTGTTGGACCAGTTTTGAGTTGGGGTTTTGCACCCACTGACCCACTTAATATATATCTGATAAATTTATTACCACAATCAATAGCTGATGAATTCTACATTCCATTCTCCGAACAAACAGATGGTTTCTatttattagatataaaaatttatgagaattattatAAACCTTCAATCACCTGATTTTACATCCCATGCTCAATATTGATGTCGCAAGCAGATGGattctatttattaaatataaaattttataggaattattataaaaatttatagttGAATTGAtgatatgattattttaaaaaaaaattattttccttgtgTGGTTATAAACGTCATGGATTtcgaaaaaaatattatatttttacataattgtttttaaaataagtagtTGAAAAAGTATTGAATAAAagtccattttaaaaaatttaactttaaattttaaaatttatattgaaatggTTTTTACAAAAGATAAATTCAATGTGATGTAAGCCAAGTTGTCTTTTTAAAACACCATTTTTCATTGGCATTTTAgccatacatttaaaaatattttttaaattattatacacccaaattatttttacaaccaccattttttaacaaaatgtCCTACCGTAAAggagtattttttattttttattttttattttatcttatttcatgGTCCAATGTGGAAATTAAAATGGCTtattaggaaaataaatttagttgataaaaaaaaaataatgttttcttAAGAGTATAGAGTAAACAAAAGATATTGCTTGGAttataaaactttaatttaatttaatattaagtttaGCTTCTATTCAAAttcatgaatttaaatttgattccaTTATAAGGTTGAATTTAGATTAGATTAAGTTGGGTTTGCATTGAAGATCCCAAtctcaattaataaatattttttcaattcattttaatCTAGTATCATAATATGACTATCTAGTatcataatatcatattttcaaacataaGGTAAATTCaagttatattaaaattaatattgttAAGAAGTGTCCTAAATTCCtaatatatatttctcttttgtaaaaaaaataaaattatatagaatACTTTTAggttattatattattataatactAGACTTCCTTATATAATAAGGaaagttgttggaaatatttttataaatattttaggtcataaGGGGAAATGTGtagaagaacgggaggtaccaaTAGAACGAGAAGACTTGTGGTAGAGTAGGGATACAAAGAATGGGAAGATATAAGATGTTTCAGGAACCCAATAATTGCATCTGGTTATATCATCTATAATATTCTAGTTCTATCATCTGTAatgttctctattgtatagtgaaaTAATCATTTCTCATACGTCAATACAGGCATGGTTGGTTATGGTTGGTTGAACCATGTTAAACCTCGTGTATCGTttgtatt is part of the Vitis riparia cultivar Riparia Gloire de Montpellier isolate 1030 chromosome 17, EGFV_Vit.rip_1.0, whole genome shotgun sequence genome and harbors:
- the LOC117904440 gene encoding uncharacterized protein LOC117904440 gives rise to the protein MDSGIEVVEERLNSFTGQLQSECAILERIVYKNKNQHRRCSYFQYLLKVRRDLKLLQSANLEELLSSCFQVIHGKKPQQKVHLLESLKKRKGDGGKYNFMERLLGAARLLSEMVEPMLKAAIEISTLLARSFFMGFSLTILALLARLRVLVQQILLDVVSVFNMVSSLSQKEQSVKLTQAGIEFFREYYPTNEEFVTLECVWEADKFVLLERIKKIEMKNLDGDPREDVSLGTSTIQYQSIEALLADDELGSKKTDMLHSSEEGPTLVSEDKSLLVNPSLESDDGKRVEDSVQVSNGSEVEGSSIENLLPEQGLLPHTSSFPSSNPLKRKFDSSNKVAFVSVKRPTVSAATTPFFPVEEIKSDNENKEDPFFSLLTGGNIKDSIF